A region from the Pseudomonas sp. Teo4 genome encodes:
- a CDS encoding PadR family transcriptional regulator, which translates to MRDTAAHDPFERRPGRGERGPRVFAPGDLKLLMLSMLAEQPGHGYDLIRQIENLFDGNYSPSPGVIYPTLNFLEEAELIHGQVAGSKRLYVITEAGRNALTEQAIALDGVRMRIEVSKRALRGHDRPPEIHEAVGNLRHALHMHSGRWTAEEIERVRNLLNDTAKAIASGPADPVTENHP; encoded by the coding sequence ATGCGCGACACTGCTGCCCATGACCCTTTCGAGCGCCGCCCCGGCCGCGGCGAACGCGGCCCCCGGGTGTTCGCCCCCGGCGACCTCAAGCTGCTGATGCTGTCGATGCTGGCCGAGCAACCAGGCCACGGCTACGACCTGATCCGCCAGATCGAGAACCTGTTCGACGGTAACTACAGCCCAAGCCCGGGCGTAATCTACCCAACCCTCAACTTCCTCGAAGAAGCTGAACTCATCCACGGCCAGGTCGCAGGTAGCAAGCGCCTGTACGTCATCACCGAAGCCGGTCGCAACGCCCTGACCGAGCAGGCCATCGCCCTGGACGGCGTGCGCATGCGCATCGAAGTCAGCAAACGCGCCCTGCGCGGCCATGACCGCCCGCCCGAAATTCACGAAGCCGTCGGCAACCTGCGCCACGCCCTGCACATGCACAGTGGCCGCTGGACCGCGGAAGAAATCGAACGTGTGCGCAATTTGCTCAACGACACGGCCAAGGCCATCGCCTCGGGGCCTGCCGACCCCGTCACGGAGAACCACCCATGA